CCGGATAGGCAGCGGTGGCCACCGCCGCGGGCACCAGCATCAGCCGAAGCACGGTCTCCTGCGGAACCGCGTACACGGAGACATCCGCGGCCCCCCGCAGGATGGCTACCAGGAACCGGTCCCCGTACGTGAGCACGGGAGCCATCCATGCATGCACCACCACCCAGCGTCCGAAATCCACAAGTTCCCGGGCCACCCGCCCATGAAAGCAGGGCCTCCGCCACAATCCGGGCAAGGCCCTCTCGACCAGTATTCCCAGTGCCAGCAGATAGCCCGCCCGGGCGACCGTTACGGTCCACACCATGGCGGGAAGACCCGATCGCGCACTTAGGGCCAGCCCGAAAGCGGTGGTGATCCCCAGAGCCGCCCGCACCGCCGCAACCGGCCCAAACCACCGCAGGCCCTCCAGGACCGCCTGCAGGGCCCAGGCGACCAGGAACACCGGGAGGACGGCTCCAGTAAGCCGGAACGTCTGGAGAGCCTCCCCCTGGACCTCCTGAGGCAACCGCAGCCAAGCCCCCCCGACCGGAGCTACTGCCCATACCACGAGACCTGCCCCCCCCGCCACCACAAGCAGCAACAACCACGAGGTCCATACGATGCTATAAAGCAATTGCTCTTCACCCACCTCCCGGGCCCTGGCCACCGCCCGGGCGGTTCCCCGGCCGAGTCCTAGGTCGAAAAGGGTGAGGTACGAGAACAGGGTCCATACCAGGGCGAACACTCCGAACCGCTGGAGGCCTAGTTCGTGGATGAGAGTAGGCAGAACCAGGGCGTAGGCAAGGGCGGGAAGGGCCTGGCCCGCCAGATTTACCGCGGAGTTCCGCCAGAGTGGCATTCCCAGGGCACGGCTTCCCATCGGGCGACCTCGTTCCCACCCACTCCCAACCTCACTCCACCCTCCACCCATCGAGCCGACCCTACCGCAGCTGCTCCCGGAGGCGACTGCACCCGGTCGCCCCCAGCTGCATGGGCCGGTTCGCGGGAGTCCTCCGGGTTCCCCTGCGATGCGTCCCTCTCGATTCGCAGCGACGGCGTAAGTTCCCTCCTCACCCCCGCTTCGATCAGAGCAACTCCTGTGCCGTCTGAAAGGGTCCGGACCATCACGGCTTCCCTCCCCGGTAGGTGATCAGGCGCACCTGGGTAAGGGCCCGGTAGTCTTGGGCCTCCGCCACGAAGGCCACGGGCAGGACCTCATCCCGCACCGCCCGGAAAGGCCACCCCGTTTCCTTCGACCATCGCTCGATCTGCTCTCGATCAAAGCGCGTGCCGGTGAACGGAACGTACGTCCACTCCCGCACTCGATGGCGGCTGAGGGTTCGCACGAGGTCCTGAAGGGCCTCTGGGCCATTCACCCGCAGCAGAACCCGCCGGAAGTAGAGGGGTGCAAGCGCGCGGAGCACGGGCTCCGCCCCACTCACGAGCACGGGCCCAGAGCGGCGCTCTACCTCCCCACAGAGGGCTCCCAGGGAGGCTACGTCGGACCGAATCGCCAGAAGGCCCGCGGCCTGTACCGTCAACCCTCCCGCCACCAGCACCGCCAGGGTCGCCCGCAGGGTCCGGGCTCCGCTGGGCCAGGCCTAGCTCCCGCGGGCCAAAGCGGCGATGGTGGCCCACACGAAGAGAGGAACCGCAGGCAGCAGATACCGAGGACCCCACTGCAAACCGCCCACGCTGCCCGTGGCGAGCACCGCCGCGGTGTGGAACGAGGCCACGAGGAGAGGGAACCGCACCTCGGGAAATGGGGCGCGCGCCGTCAGGAGGAGGGTGGCCATGAGCGGTACGGTGGGCAGGAGTCCCATGAGATGCTGGCCGCCCACCGCAGCGGAAACGGGGCCCAGGACCGCGACCACCGCGCCCGCCAGGGTCCGGACTCCGTCCTGACCGCGGATCCCCCACGCCAGGAGGATGCCTCCCGCCACCACCGTCCCGGCGTGCATGAGGGAAGCCGAAACCCGCTCCGGGTGCTCTCCGTTCTGCGGCCGCTCCGTACTGCCCAGGAGATCGTAGAGCACCAGGAGGCGGTGCCGCACCCATGTCCCCGCGGCCCGGGCCACTGACCGGATCTCCGCCACCCGAGCGCCTACCGCCGCTTCCCCCTTGAGACCGAGAGGGTGACCGAAGAGGGAGGCGTTGAGGATCCACACCCCCATGGCCGACACCAGCGCCCCCACCGCGATCCGGGCTGCTACATGCTTTCCGAACACCCGCCAGGCCCCGAGGACCAAGGCGAGGGCAAAGAGGTACATCTCCGTGCGTAACCATACCCCCAGGCCCCCGAGCACGCCCGCGAGGAATGCGAGGGCGCCAGGATCCCTCAACCCGGAAGCCATGATCAGGGCCGCCGCCCCCTCACCGAGCCCCGCGGCGGGCGCGTGATCCCAGAACAGGAGACCGTAAACCGCTACCGGAGTCCCCAGGACCGCTGCCACGCTCCACGCCGCCCACGGAGATCCGAGAGCCTGCGCCACGCACGCGGTACTCCACAGCACGGCCACCGCTCCCAGGAGCGGAAGAACGAAGAGGCCCGGGAACCCCAGGACCCGATACGGGAGGGAAGCGAGCGCAGGGAAGTACGGTGGATATACGATATACCACGTGGAGCGCGCCCTCCCGTCGGACCAGGAACCACCCGCTGAAGGGAAGGTACCTGCCCTGGGGATCGAACCGGCCACCGGGGTACGGGAGGGAAGGATCTCGGTATCCCAGACGCACCAGGGCCTCCACCTGCAGAAAGCGCAGGCCCGAATCCGGGGACCAGAAGGCCCGGTGGCGCACCAGGGAGAGCCCTGCCAAAACCAGTGCCGCGGCTCCCGCAGCCACCACCACGAGCGCGCCGGGAGCCCTCCTCACCGGTCTGCCTCGAAGGTCACGAGTCTCAGCCCGCTCTCCGGATCCATCCGGTCCTCCGCAACCCGGTAGGGCCATCCCTCCTGCCTACTCCACCCGAGCACGCCCCGCGGGGTGAAACGGGCCCCGGAGGCCGGGAGGTAGGTCCAGCGGCGGATCTGAAGCGCCGCGAACCGGCCCACGAGGGCCCGCAGGTCCTCGGGGCTCTGGACCAGCATCAGCTTTTTCTCGAAGTACACGGGGCCTGCGAGGAGCGCGATCCACTCAAAGCTGGTGACCACGACCTCCGTAGGCACCCTCCGGAGCCCCTCCATACCCGCCCGGTTGCGGGCGGTCCACTGCTCCAGCTGGTCCAGGCCCGAGGCCTGCACGAGAACCCCTCCGACGACGAACAGGGCGGCCAAGCCCCGCAGTACCGGCCAGACCTCGGGAAAGGAAGTTCGACAACGGTCCACGGAGGCGAATGCAAGCCAGGTAAGCGCCGGGAGGAGGGGCAGGAGGTAGCGGGGCCCCCACTGGACCCCGCCCCGGGTTCCGGTTGCCACCACCCCGGCTGTAAACACCAGGCACGTCACCCACAGAAACCCCTCCCATCGTTTCCCCCGGCCCGGCAATAAGGCCAGGGAAAGCGCTGGGAAGACTGGAAGGAGACCGCTTAGGGCAGTCCGCCCCGAGACCACGAAGAGCACGGTGGCGGCTGCGAGGAGCCCTCCGAGCAGGAGGAGGCGTTCCGAGCGGCGCTTGGTGCCCCACCGGAGCAGGAGCGCCGTCCCCAGAAAAGCCCCGGTAACGCCCAGGGAGGTCCACAGGTGGTGCCAGGTAAGGCCGTAGAAATCGGTGTTCACGAGCTGGTAGTAGGCCACCACCAGGCGCTGGACGAGCCAGTCCCACCCCGCGGTGGCGAGGGACTCGGTCCGGGAGGCCGCCAGGCTTGCGCCCTTATACCCCAAGGGGTGGCCGAACAGCCACGCGTTCAGGGTCCACAGGGGGAGGCCTGAGGAGGCCACGCCCGCTCCCAAGGCCACGGCTCCGCGCAGACGGGGCGCTCCGAAGAGGAGCCAACCCGCCAGAGCAGCCACCGCCAGCACGTACATCTCGTTCCGCAGCCAGAACCCCAGACCCAGCACAAACCCCGCGCCTCCAACCGCCCGGGCAGAGGACCGCTCGACGCCCCAAACCGCCAGGAAAAGGGCCGCCGCAGCCAGGGCCGTCGTGCAAGCGTGGTCCCAGAAGGAGGCGGCATACAGGAGGAGGGGGGAAGCGATCCCGAGGCCGAGGGCGCCCAGGACGGCCACGCCCGGCGCCCGTTCTTCCAGAAACCGGAAGGTGAGCGCCACAGAAGCAAGGCCCGAAATTCCAGGAAGGAGGAGGAGTCCCGGCCACCCGAGCGCCGCGTACAGGGGTGCGGTGAGGGCTGGGAAGTACGGAAGGTAGCTCAGGTAGTGCTTTCCACCCCGCTCGAAGTGAAACCAGCTTCCCGCGGGGAAGAACCGACCCTCCGGGTCAAGCCCCCCGGCCGGGTAGGGCACGTGGAGCTGCCCCGAACGGGCCAGGGCCTCCACCTGCACGAACCGCACCGCCTGATCCGGGCTCCAGAAGGCCCCGTGCCGGAGGAGGACCCAACCTGCCAACGCATAGGACAGGCCGCACACCCCCAGGACCACGTGGCCCGCACGCATCGAGGCGGGCTTCAGAGCAAGCCCCATGCCAGGAGCGAGCTACTCCTCTCCATCGAGGGGGAGGTCGCAGCGCAGCAGGTCCTCGTAGGTCTCCCGCCGTACCACGAGGCGTGCCCTGCCCCCTTCCACCAGCACCAGGGCTGGCCGCGGAAACCGGTTGTAGTTGCTGGCCATGGCGTAGGTGTAGGCCCCCGTGGCGAACACCGCCACAATGTCGCCGGGCCGCACCTCCGGAAGACGGGCTTCCCAGATGAGCACATCTCCCGACTCGCAGCACCGGCCCGCCAGGGCTACGGTCCGGATCGGCGGGTCGTCCGGCCGGTCCGCCACCACCGCCTCATATCGGGCACCGTAGAGGGCAGGCCGGGGGTTCTCGTACATCCCGCCGTCCACCGCCACGTAGGTGCGCACCCCCGGGATCTCCTTGATGCCCCCCACGGTGTACAGGGTGACACCCGCGGGCCCCACCACGGACCGTCCTGGCTCCAGAAACAGGGCCGGTAGCGGGAAATCGTGCTCCGCGCAGGCCTCCTGGACTGCCTCCGCCACGGCCCGCACGTAATCCGCGATCCCGGGAGGCCGGTCCGCCGCGGTGTACCGGATCCCGAGCCCGCCACCGAGGTTGAGCTCCTCCGCGGTGTACCCGAGCTCGGCCCGCATCCGGGCCGCGAAGGCCACCACCACCCGGGCGTTCAGCGCGAAGGGCTCCAGCTCCAGAATCTGGCTCCCGATATGGCTGTGGAAGCCACGCAGCCGCAACCCGGGGATGCCAAGGGCCCGTCGCACCGCCTGCTCCGCGGCTCCTTCCAGAATCCCGAATCCGAACTTCGTGTCTACCCCGCCCGTCTGGATGGCCCGGTGGGTATGGGGTTCGATGCCGGGGGTGATGCGGAGCCAGATCTCCGCAGAACGCCCCCTCCTGCGGGTCAGGGTCTCCAACAGGTCCAGCTCGTGGAAATTGTCCACCACGATGCGCCCCACCCCGGCCTCTAGGGCCATCTCCAGCTCCTCCGGGGTCTTGTTGTTCCCGTGCAGGCACAGGTCCTGCGCCGGAACACCAGCCCGTAGGGCGGTGTAGAGCTCCCCACCGCTTGCTACGTCGAGCCCGAACCCGTACCGGTGGATGAACCGGCAGATGCCGACGGTGCACAGGGCCTTGGAGGCATAATAAGGGCGGCCGGCAGGCACGAACCTCCGGAACGCCTCCCGGTATGCCTCCAGATTGGCCCGCAACCTCTCCCCGTCCAGCACGGTGAGCGGGGTGCCGTAGGTCCGGGCCAGCGCCACCGCGCTGCAGCCGCCGAGCTTCAGGTGGCCTTCAGGGGTTCGGCCGAATGCATCTTGCACGGTTCCCTCCGGAGCCGCGGTCTTCCCGCACCACTGTACCAGACGGCGAAGCGCCCCGGCCGCGGCACAATCGAGGTAGCTTCCTCCGGAGGAACGAGGATGCCGCAGGCGGTGATCCTCAGCGCGGTCCGCACCCCCATCGGCCGGTTTCTGGACGGCCTCAGCACGGTTCCCGCCCCGAAGCTGGGAGCCCTTGTGGTGCGGGAGGCGGTGCGACGGGCGGGGGCTCGTCCCGAGCAGGTGGACGAGGTCATCCCCGGGAACGTCCTCTCCGCAGGCCTGGGCCAGGCTCCGGCCCGGCAGGCTGCCATCTATGCGGGACTTCCAAGCGCCGTCCCCGCCACCACGGTGAACAAGATGTGTGGCTCCGGGCTCAAGGCGGTGGACTCCATGATCCACGACGGGCTCCAGGATGCCTACCGGAACTGCCATATGGGATCCTGTGCGGAGCTCCTGGCCGCGGAGTACCGCATCAGCCGGGAGGAGCAGGATGCGTACGCGGCGCGGTCCTATCGGCTGGCCCTGGAAGCTCTGGATCGAGGGTTGTTCCGGTCACAGACCGTACCCGTGGAGCTCCCGGACGGAAAGGGCATCCTGGAGGAAGACGAGGAGCCCCGGCGGGTGAACTTCGAGCGGATCCCCCACCTCCCGCCCGCCTTCGAGCCCAACGGGACCGTGACCGCCGCGAACGCCAGCAGCATCAGCGACGGAGCCACGGCGGTGGTGGTGGCCTCCGAGGCCGCGGCGGAGCGTCTGGGACGGGCACCCATGGCCCGCATCGTGGGGTACGCCACCGCGGCCACGGAGCCCGAGTGGTTCACCATCGCCCCCACCTACGCCATCGAGCGGCTGCTCACCCGGCTCGGGTGGCGGAAGGAGGAGGTGGACCTCTACGAGATCAACGAGGCCTTCGCCGCGATGGTGCTCGGCGTGTGCCGCAAGCTGGGGTTACCCCTGGACCGGGTGAACGTGCACGGTGGGGCCGTGGCCCTGGGACACCCCATCGGCGCCAGCGGCGCCCGCATCCTCACCACCCTCCTCTATGCCCTGGAGGAGCGGGATGCCCGGCGCGGGATCGCGGCCGTGTGCCTGGGCGGTGGGGAGGCGGTGGCCTTGGCGGTAGAGCGGGGCTAGTACTCCGTGAGGCCCGTGAAGGTGAAGGCCTCGAGCAGGAGGGCCGGAACCCGCTCCGCCCCGAACCGACCGTTGCCCAGCAGCCACGTCTCCCGCCCTACCCCTCGCACCCCCGCGAGGGCCTGCACATAGCCCTGGGTAAACCGCAGGTTCCGCACGGGATAGGCGATCTCCCCCCTCTCCACCCAGAAGACCCCGTCCCGGGTCATCCCGGTCACGACACAGTCCCGGGGGTGCACCAGCCGCGTGTACCAGAACCGGGTGACGTAAAGCCCCCGGTCGAGCTCCCGCAGCAGATCCTCCAGGGCGGCATCTCCGGGCGCTAGGAACAGGTGCATGGGGGTCGGACCTACGCTGGCCGATTCCGGCCAGGCCCGCAGGGGCGCATGCCCGGTGGAGGCCTTTCCTTCCCGGGCCGCGGTGATGGTGTCGTACACGGGCCCCCGCGGAACGCCCCGCTCCACCAGCACCACCCGCTGTCGGGGCACTCCCTCGAAGTCGAAGGGAAGCGGGATTCCAGCAGGATCTCGACCGTCGTCCCACAGGGTCACATCCTCCGAGAGGAGCTCTGTCCCGATCCGGTCGTTCATCCAGCTGCGGCCCTCCTGTACGGCAAGGGCCCCCGCACCGGCATATCCCAGCCAGCTCACCACATCCTGCACCGCGTACGGGTCGAGCACCACGGGATAGACGCCGGGCGCCAGCTCCCGGGGAGCTCGGGCCTGCAGGGCCCGCTCGACCGCGGAGCGGGCCAGCTCAGGGATGTCCAACGCATCCCACCGCCACCCCACCCGCTCCGCGTACCCCGAACCCTCCTCCCTATGAACCACGGTACGGAACCGTACCCGGGTGCCCGCATGGTAGCAGAACACCCCCCGGGAGTTCGCCACCGCCACCTCCTCCACGGACGTGGAGAGGGCTCCGGCTGCCACGGCACCGTGCGCGTCCGCGATTCGGATCACCTCCAGCACCATCCGGGCCCGGTCCTCCGGCGCGGCCGCGGCCACCGTCTCGTGGAACGCAGCGACAGGCTGAAACGGCCGGGGTTCGGGAAAGCCGGGGAAGCCCGGGTTCTCTGGGGCGAGCCGGGCGGCCGCCTCCGCCCGGGTGATCGCCTGCTGCACGGCCTCCGGATGGAGCTGGTTTGTGACGGCGGAACCCAAGCGCTTCCCGATGGCCACCCGAACCGCCACAGCCGCGTTTGTCTCCGCCACGTTCTGGTGAACGGTGTTGTTCGCGAACCGGGTGAGGGCCTCGTCCTCCGCGAGCAGGACGATCTCCGTCTCGTCCGCCCGGGAACAGGCCAGGGTATCCTTCAGGAGCGCTTCCGCTCTCCGATCGCCCAGCATGGCTATCGCCTTCCGAAGACCCGGACGTTCCGGAACCGAGCGGGTGCGGCACCGTGACCCGTGTGGGCGATCTGCCCGGGCTCCCCCTTTCCGCAGTTCGGGGTTCCCCACAGCACCCAGTGGTCTTCGTCGCACACCGCATCGCACGACCGCCAGAATGCGGGTGTGATGCCCGTGTAGAGGGGGTTTCGGAGCAGGCGCACCTTCCGACCGCGCCGGATCTCCCACGCGATCTCGCACCCGAACTGGAAATTGAGCCGTCGGTCGTCGATGCTCCAGGAACGGTTGGTGTCCATGAGAATGCCCTCGTCCGTGTCCGCGATGAGGTCCTCCAGACGCCAACTCCCCGGCAGGAGGTTGAGGTTGGTCATGCGGACGAGGGGGATTCGGTTCCAGCCCATGGCCCGGGCCGCACCGCCCGACACTCCCGTCACGTACGGAGAGGGTCCCAGAAGGCGCCACAGCTGGCGGGCATGTTCCCGGTCCGTGAGATACCCTACGAAGATCCCCTCCCGCACGATGTCTACCCGCTGGGCGGGAACTCCCTCGTCATCCCACCCGAAGGTTCCCAGTCCCCCGGGAACCGTGGCATCCGCCACGATGTTCACCACCTCCGAGCCGTACCGGAAACGACCCAGCTTCTCGGGGGTGAGGAAAGAGGTGCCCGCGTACGCGGCCTCCGTCCCGAACACCCGATCCAGCTCCACCGCGTGTCCGCACGATTCATGGATCTGCAGGGCCACCTGAGATCCGCCCAGGATCAGGGTGGTAACGGTGTCCGGACAGGGATCCGCGCGCAGCAGGGCCACCACCTCCTCCGCGATCCGGGGAGCGTTCCCCACCAGATCCTGCTCCAGGATGAACTCCCAGCCCCGGGTCTGCTGGTGGCGGCCCACGGAGTTGGGGTAGCTGCGCCGCTGCACCTCTCCCTCCCCGACCGCGGTGGCCTCGATCCCGCATCCGGACTCGATGATCTCCTGTGTAAGGAAGCTGCCCTCGGTGCTGGCGAAGATCTTGCGCTGGCGGATGAAGACCATCTCCGCCTCCGTGGCCGTCACTCCTCGCACGCGGCGCATCTCCGCGTCCGCCCGGAGCAGGAGCTCCAGTTTCATCTCGAGCGGGATGGTGAAGGGATCCACCTCCACCGAGCTCCGATAGCTCCCCCGCTGCACCACGGGAGGCCCCAGGTCCACGTCCCCGCGCTTCGTGAGGGCGCTGGCGCGGGCGATGCGCACCGCCTGTTCTGCCACCCGCTCTGCCTCCCCGAGGTCCAGCCGGTGGCTGCTGGCGAATCCCCAGGCACCGTCCACCACCACCCGCACCCCGAACCCCGCGTCCTCCGCCTGGGCGATTCCCTGCACGAGGCCGTTCCGCACCAGCAGCGACTGCCGGGTGGTCTCCACCACCCGCACGTCCGCGTACGTAGCACCCCGCAGCTGCGCCGTGTTCAGGGCGCGGGCGATGAGCTCGTCCATCCCTGTCCTCCGGAGGCCCACGTGCCCGTACCTGTATGATTGGAACGGCATCCGGTCACGTCAAGCGAGGGGAGGACGCACGGGATGCGTGTGTACAACCCGTACACGGGATGGGTGACATTTCCGGACCCGCCGGCCCGCATCGTGAGCCTTAACCCCTCCGTTACGGAGATCCTGTTCGCCCTTGACCTGGGAGGTCGGGTGGTGGGGGTGAGCAGCTGGTGTCACCGGCCGCCCCAGGCGCGATCCAAACCCAAGGTGGGAAGTTACGTGCGCGTGCTGCGGGACCGGCTTGCCGAGCTGCAACCGGACCTCGTCCTCACCACCACCGGGACCCAGAGGGCGGTGATCGAGGAGCTGTGTGCCTCCGGATTCCCCACCTATCCCATTCCGTTCCCGAGGGACGTGTACGCCATCCTCTCCACCGTGGTGGAGGTAGGCGGGCTTGTGGGAGCCCCCCAGCAGGCGCTGGAACTGGCGGCCCGGCTCCTGGACCAGCTCCAACGCCTTCCTGCCCTCCGGCGGGAAGCCCCTCCTCCCCGCGTCTATGTGGAGATTGACCTCGGAGGGCCCACGGTGCCCGGCTATGCCAACCACATCACCGGGGCTCTACACCTCGCAGGGATCCACAACGTATTCGGACACGTCCCGGTCTCCTACCTCTACGGGATGCCCGTGGAGGGGTACGAGCCCATGGAAGTGGCCGCGGAGATCCGGACCGCGGATCCAGACGTGATCGTGTACGAGTGCAAACACTTCCAGCCCCGTGGGGACGAGGGCCTCCGGCTCATGCACGAGCGGGGCCTTGCGGACCTCCGGGCGGTCCGGAGAGGCCGGGTCCTCACGCTTCCCGCGGATACCCTGGCCCACTATGGCCCTGCCTTCGTCCACATGGTCACGGACGTGTGCCGCTCCATCTGGGAGGTGTGGGGGAAACCCCCGCCTTAGCCCCTCACTCGCCCAGGATGGTCACCGTTCCCGTGCCTCCGTCCACCCGGACCCACTGGCCCGTGCGGATCCGCTTGGTTCCCACGCCCGTCCCCACCACCGCGGGGATCCGGTACTCCCGGGCCACGATGGCCGCGTGGGACATGATCCCGCCGATGTCCGTGACGATCCCTTGTACCTTGACGAACACGGGAGCCCAGCTGGGTTCCGTCACCGGGCAGACCAGGATCTCCCCAGGTTGCACCTGGTGCAGTTCCTCCACGCTGTGGACCACCCGGGCCGGTCCCTCCGCGGTGCCCGGGGATCCGGCGGCTCCCAGAACCACCTTCCCCTCCTCCGGTGTGAGCCACACCTGAAGTCGGTCCGGGGTGATCCCCCACAGCATGATCACCGCGGGATCCC
Above is a window of Armatimonadota bacterium DNA encoding:
- a CDS encoding MATE family efflux transporter, giving the protein MPLWRNSAVNLAGQALPALAYALVLPTLIHELGLQRFGVFALVWTLFSYLTLFDLGLGRGTARAVARAREVGEEQLLYSIVWTSWLLLLVVAGGAGLVVWAVAPVGGAWLRLPQEVQGEALQTFRLTGAVLPVFLVAWALQAVLEGLRWFGPVAAVRAALGITTAFGLALSARSGLPAMVWTVTVARAGYLLALGILVERALPGLWRRPCFHGRVARELVDFGRWVVVHAWMAPVLTYGDRFLVAILRGAADVSVYAVPQETVLRLMLVPAAVATAAYPVLSGSQAVGATEDVQRTYSEGLRLVSTVLGPGSVLLVLFPGEILRLWIGPQAQMAADPLRLLAVGGLLLGCAQVPSVAFAALGRPDVPARVTLALALPFVATAAMLVQFVGARGAALAWSLRAAVQFCAYAILLGRLLGPGEPLKQRNVYGPIVRWLVILAAAAAVDAAFCPPPAVRLGLVGVLGMVAVYRLAGSKTLFPRLGENGCVGSARFGS
- the lysA gene encoding diaminopimelate decarboxylase; translation: MQDAFGRTPEGHLKLGGCSAVALARTYGTPLTVLDGERLRANLEAYREAFRRFVPAGRPYYASKALCTVGICRFIHRYGFGLDVASGGELYTALRAGVPAQDLCLHGNNKTPEELEMALEAGVGRIVVDNFHELDLLETLTRRRGRSAEIWLRITPGIEPHTHRAIQTGGVDTKFGFGILEGAAEQAVRRALGIPGLRLRGFHSHIGSQILELEPFALNARVVVAFAARMRAELGYTAEELNLGGGLGIRYTAADRPPGIADYVRAVAEAVQEACAEHDFPLPALFLEPGRSVVGPAGVTLYTVGGIKEIPGVRTYVAVDGGMYENPRPALYGARYEAVVADRPDDPPIRTVALAGRCCESGDVLIWEARLPEVRPGDIVAVFATGAYTYAMASNYNRFPRPALVLVEGGRARLVVRRETYEDLLRCDLPLDGEE
- a CDS encoding thiolase family protein, translating into MPQAVILSAVRTPIGRFLDGLSTVPAPKLGALVVREAVRRAGARPEQVDEVIPGNVLSAGLGQAPARQAAIYAGLPSAVPATTVNKMCGSGLKAVDSMIHDGLQDAYRNCHMGSCAELLAAEYRISREEQDAYAARSYRLALEALDRGLFRSQTVPVELPDGKGILEEDEEPRRVNFERIPHLPPAFEPNGTVTAANASSISDGATAVVVASEAAAERLGRAPMARIVGYATAATEPEWFTIAPTYAIERLLTRLGWRKEEVDLYEINEAFAAMVLGVCRKLGLPLDRVNVHGGAVALGHPIGASGARILTTLLYALEERDARRGIAAVCLGGGEAVALAVERG
- a CDS encoding TldD/PmbA family protein, whose amino-acid sequence is MLGDRRAEALLKDTLACSRADETEIVLLAEDEALTRFANNTVHQNVAETNAAVAVRVAIGKRLGSAVTNQLHPEAVQQAITRAEAAARLAPENPGFPGFPEPRPFQPVAAFHETVAAAAPEDRARMVLEVIRIADAHGAVAAGALSTSVEEVAVANSRGVFCYHAGTRVRFRTVVHREEGSGYAERVGWRWDALDIPELARSAVERALQARAPRELAPGVYPVVLDPYAVQDVVSWLGYAGAGALAVQEGRSWMNDRIGTELLSEDVTLWDDGRDPAGIPLPFDFEGVPRQRVVLVERGVPRGPVYDTITAAREGKASTGHAPLRAWPESASVGPTPMHLFLAPGDAALEDLLRELDRGLYVTRFWYTRLVHPRDCVVTGMTRDGVFWVERGEIAYPVRNLRFTQGYVQALAGVRGVGRETWLLGNGRFGAERVPALLLEAFTFTGLTEY
- a CDS encoding TldD/PmbA family protein — its product is MDELIARALNTAQLRGATYADVRVVETTRQSLLVRNGLVQGIAQAEDAGFGVRVVVDGAWGFASSHRLDLGEAERVAEQAVRIARASALTKRGDVDLGPPVVQRGSYRSSVEVDPFTIPLEMKLELLLRADAEMRRVRGVTATEAEMVFIRQRKIFASTEGSFLTQEIIESGCGIEATAVGEGEVQRRSYPNSVGRHQQTRGWEFILEQDLVGNAPRIAEEVVALLRADPCPDTVTTLILGGSQVALQIHESCGHAVELDRVFGTEAAYAGTSFLTPEKLGRFRYGSEVVNIVADATVPGGLGTFGWDDEGVPAQRVDIVREGIFVGYLTDREHARQLWRLLGPSPYVTGVSGGAARAMGWNRIPLVRMTNLNLLPGSWRLEDLIADTDEGILMDTNRSWSIDDRRLNFQFGCEIAWEIRRGRKVRLLRNPLYTGITPAFWRSCDAVCDEDHWVLWGTPNCGKGEPGQIAHTGHGAAPARFRNVRVFGRR
- a CDS encoding ABC transporter substrate-binding protein, with amino-acid sequence MRVYNPYTGWVTFPDPPARIVSLNPSVTEILFALDLGGRVVGVSSWCHRPPQARSKPKVGSYVRVLRDRLAELQPDLVLTTTGTQRAVIEELCASGFPTYPIPFPRDVYAILSTVVEVGGLVGAPQQALELAARLLDQLQRLPALRREAPPPRVYVEIDLGGPTVPGYANHITGALHLAGIHNVFGHVPVSYLYGMPVEGYEPMEVAAEIRTADPDVIVYECKHFQPRGDEGLRLMHERGLADLRAVRRGRVLTLPADTLAHYGPAFVHMVTDVCRSIWEVWGKPPP